One part of the Paroedura picta isolate Pp20150507F chromosome 5, Ppicta_v3.0, whole genome shotgun sequence genome encodes these proteins:
- the HMGXB4 gene encoding HMG domain-containing protein 4 isoform X1 has protein sequence MAYDDSKKKEDYLESDQSDGVGLVAGRTQREKKRSYKDLLREEEETAAEVRKNSKKKLKESDLFLLGTESHKKKRRHSSNEHDCRDLSPSDLSLTLDPSSKKRKKLASSPPSVDTAMDLLKAITSPLATGSKSSKRTSEKSSHSSLTASGHSEGKREHHKKKPSGSSNDLSLDDGSLHKSKKMKPPYVNTETLTLREPDGLKMKLILSPKEKGGSTVEEPFPHAAPPASKKSSKKSSRDEHGSFLPSHDTHSFLKSSRKKHKPLPDSHPPPVTESFGPEAPLFPEGQSSEFELLGLEPQLESGSSSGGELEAGELVIDDSFREIKKKKKSKKSKKKKDKEKEKEKHKEKRHSKSKKSSGMSSSLVVAEGTPPLPVAPTSPQFAVPVPPPPPLPPPPPPPPPPPPPPVFHTDGQSEKKKKKEEKEKAEKLEKEKPKKKNMSAYQVFCKEYRVNIVAEHPGIDFGELSKKLAEVWKQLPEKDKLVWKQKAQYLQHKQNKAEATTVKRKATSSEGAPKLKASLTGMLLPHKKSPSSTVVLPSSPIKVPETDPIDVAAHLQLLGESLSLIGHRLQETEGMVAVSGSLSVLLDSIICALGPLACLTSQLPELNGCPKHVLSNTLDNIAYIMPGL, from the exons ATGGCTTATGATGACTCCAAGAAAAAAGAAG ATTATTTAGAGAGTGACCAGAGTGATGGTGTGGGGTTGGTAGCTGGGAGAACCCAGCGAGAGAAGAAACGTTCCTACAAGGATTTGCTTcgggaagaggaggagacagcTGCTGAGGTTAGGAAGAATTCAAAGAAGAAGCTGAAG GAGAGTGACCTCTTCTTACTAGGGACAGAGTctcacaagaagaagaggaggcacTCCTCCAATGAGCACGATTGCAGAG ATCTTTCTCCTTCTGATTTATCTCTGACTTTGGATCCCTCttcaaagaagagaaaaaaattagCGTCTAGTCCACCGTCAGTTGATACTGCCATGGATTTACTTAAGGCGATCACTTCTCCTTTGGCCACAGGCTCTAAGTCTTCTAAAAGGACATCTGAAAAATCGTCTCATTCTTCACTCACTGCCTCTGGACATTCAGAGGGCAAGAGAGAGCATCACAAAAAAAAGCCAAGTGGGAGCAGTAACGACCTGTCCTTGGATGATGGCTCTTTACACAAATCCAAAAAGATGAAGCCTCCTTATGTGAACACGGAAACATTGACTTTGCGTGAACCTGATGGCTTAAAGATGAAACTTATCCTTTCAccaaaggagaaaggggggagcaCAGTAGAAGAGCCCTTTCCGCATGCAGCACCACCAGCATCAAAAAAATCCTCCAAAAAGTCATCCCGAGATGAACATGGATCATTCCTCCCAAGTCATGATACGCACAGCTTTCTGAAATCATCCCGAAAGAAGCACAAGCCACTGCCAGACTCACATCCCCCTCCAGTCACTGAGAGCTTTGGCCCAGAGGCTCCCCTTTTCCCAGAAGGACAGAGCAGTGAGTTTGAGCTTCTAGGCCTGGAACCACAACTGGAATCAGGTTCATCCTCTGGAGGGGAGCTGGAGGCTGGCGAGTTGGTGATTGATGACTCATTCCgtgagataaagaagaagaagaaatccaagaagagtaaaaagaaaaaggacaaggagaaggagaaggagaagcataAGGAAAAGAGGCATTCCAAATCTAAGAAGAGTTCTGGGATGTCTTCTTCCTTGGTGGTAGCCGAAGGAACACCACCACTGCCAGTTGCTCCAACCAGCCCACAGTTTGCTGTTCCCGTTCCGCCaccacctccccttcctcctcctccaccacccccgcctccaccaccccctcctcctgttTTTCACACAGATGGTCagagtgagaagaagaagaagaaagaagaaaaagagaaggcagaaaaattggaaaaagaaaag ccaaagaagaagaatatgTCTGCCTACCAAGTATTCTGTAAGGAATATCGAGTGAATATTGTTGCTGAACATCCAGGAATAG ATTTTGGAGAGCTAAGCAAAAAGCTGGCAGAAGTTTGGAAACAGCTGCCAGAGAAGGATAAGCTG GTTTGGAAGCAAAAGGCTCAGTATTTGCAACACAAGCAAAATAAAGCAGAGGCTACAACAGTGAAGAGGAAAGCAACCTCATCAGAGGGTGCCCCTAAGCTGAAAG CTTCTCTAACAGGCATGCTTTTACCGCATAAGAAGTCGCCGTCTAGTACTGTAGTATTACCTTCATCACCCATCAAAGTTCCTGAAACAGATCCTATCGATGTCGCTGCACATCTACAGTTGCTGGGAGAATCTCTAAGCCTCATTGGCCACAGGCTGCAGGAGACTGAA GGCATGGTGGCTGTATCAGGAAGCCTGTCAGTGCTCCTGGATTCAATTATCTGTGCCCTGGGCCCTTTAGCATGCCTGACTTCCCAGCTACCTGAGCTGAACGGCTGCCCCAAACATGTTTTG tcAAACACACTGGACAACATTGCCTACATAATGCCTGGACTCTGA
- the HMGXB4 gene encoding HMG domain-containing protein 4 isoform X2, protein MDLLKAITSPLATGSKSSKRTSEKSSHSSLTASGHSEGKREHHKKKPSGSSNDLSLDDGSLHKSKKMKPPYVNTETLTLREPDGLKMKLILSPKEKGGSTVEEPFPHAAPPASKKSSKKSSRDEHGSFLPSHDTHSFLKSSRKKHKPLPDSHPPPVTESFGPEAPLFPEGQSSEFELLGLEPQLESGSSSGGELEAGELVIDDSFREIKKKKKSKKSKKKKDKEKEKEKHKEKRHSKSKKSSGMSSSLVVAEGTPPLPVAPTSPQFAVPVPPPPPLPPPPPPPPPPPPPPVFHTDGQSEKKKKKEEKEKAEKLEKEKPKKKNMSAYQVFCKEYRVNIVAEHPGIDFGELSKKLAEVWKQLPEKDKLVWKQKAQYLQHKQNKAEATTVKRKATSSEGAPKLKASLTGMLLPHKKSPSSTVVLPSSPIKVPETDPIDVAAHLQLLGESLSLIGHRLQETEGMVAVSGSLSVLLDSIICALGPLACLTSQLPELNGCPKHVLSNTLDNIAYIMPGL, encoded by the exons ATGGATTTACTTAAGGCGATCACTTCTCCTTTGGCCACAGGCTCTAAGTCTTCTAAAAGGACATCTGAAAAATCGTCTCATTCTTCACTCACTGCCTCTGGACATTCAGAGGGCAAGAGAGAGCATCACAAAAAAAAGCCAAGTGGGAGCAGTAACGACCTGTCCTTGGATGATGGCTCTTTACACAAATCCAAAAAGATGAAGCCTCCTTATGTGAACACGGAAACATTGACTTTGCGTGAACCTGATGGCTTAAAGATGAAACTTATCCTTTCAccaaaggagaaaggggggagcaCAGTAGAAGAGCCCTTTCCGCATGCAGCACCACCAGCATCAAAAAAATCCTCCAAAAAGTCATCCCGAGATGAACATGGATCATTCCTCCCAAGTCATGATACGCACAGCTTTCTGAAATCATCCCGAAAGAAGCACAAGCCACTGCCAGACTCACATCCCCCTCCAGTCACTGAGAGCTTTGGCCCAGAGGCTCCCCTTTTCCCAGAAGGACAGAGCAGTGAGTTTGAGCTTCTAGGCCTGGAACCACAACTGGAATCAGGTTCATCCTCTGGAGGGGAGCTGGAGGCTGGCGAGTTGGTGATTGATGACTCATTCCgtgagataaagaagaagaagaaatccaagaagagtaaaaagaaaaaggacaaggagaaggagaaggagaagcataAGGAAAAGAGGCATTCCAAATCTAAGAAGAGTTCTGGGATGTCTTCTTCCTTGGTGGTAGCCGAAGGAACACCACCACTGCCAGTTGCTCCAACCAGCCCACAGTTTGCTGTTCCCGTTCCGCCaccacctccccttcctcctcctccaccacccccgcctccaccaccccctcctcctgttTTTCACACAGATGGTCagagtgagaagaagaagaagaaagaagaaaaagagaaggcagaaaaattggaaaaagaaaag ccaaagaagaagaatatgTCTGCCTACCAAGTATTCTGTAAGGAATATCGAGTGAATATTGTTGCTGAACATCCAGGAATAG ATTTTGGAGAGCTAAGCAAAAAGCTGGCAGAAGTTTGGAAACAGCTGCCAGAGAAGGATAAGCTG GTTTGGAAGCAAAAGGCTCAGTATTTGCAACACAAGCAAAATAAAGCAGAGGCTACAACAGTGAAGAGGAAAGCAACCTCATCAGAGGGTGCCCCTAAGCTGAAAG CTTCTCTAACAGGCATGCTTTTACCGCATAAGAAGTCGCCGTCTAGTACTGTAGTATTACCTTCATCACCCATCAAAGTTCCTGAAACAGATCCTATCGATGTCGCTGCACATCTACAGTTGCTGGGAGAATCTCTAAGCCTCATTGGCCACAGGCTGCAGGAGACTGAA GGCATGGTGGCTGTATCAGGAAGCCTGTCAGTGCTCCTGGATTCAATTATCTGTGCCCTGGGCCCTTTAGCATGCCTGACTTCCCAGCTACCTGAGCTGAACGGCTGCCCCAAACATGTTTTG tcAAACACACTGGACAACATTGCCTACATAATGCCTGGACTCTGA